The proteins below come from a single Phycisphaerae bacterium genomic window:
- a CDS encoding metalloregulator ArsR/SmtB family transcription factor has protein sequence MIEKDQRLIDMKVLEQSAAVMRVLAHPHRLRICELLMAGRVSVGDLARQLGIASNAVSQHLNMMKAHGLLTCEREGKAVYYGVCDPRPAWLLQCIRNHACGKQRL, from the coding sequence ATGATAGAAAAGGATCAGCGGCTGATAGACATGAAGGTGCTTGAACAAAGCGCGGCGGTCATGCGGGTGCTGGCCCACCCGCACAGGCTGCGCATTTGCGAGTTGCTGATGGCCGGGCGGGTTTCCGTGGGCGATCTTGCCCGGCAACTGGGGATCGCCAGTAACGCGGTCAGTCAGCACCTGAACATGATGAAGGCTCACGGATTGCTGACGTGCGAACGGGAAGGAAAGGCCGTCTACTATGGCGTTTGCGACCCGCGTCCAGCGTGGCTCCTGCAGTGCATACGCAACCACGCTTGCGGGAAGCAACGACTGTGA
- a CDS encoding efflux RND transporter periplasmic adaptor subunit: protein MATVLPSCKYRRVAKTIIISIAAVTFVVVTMMWLMGYFHPKLAGAPTASVGRPLGDVQVVPVEKIRVPVTESAVGTVRPVHESAVASKIMAKVVAVNVKAGDRVKKDDVLIKLDDADLKARQQQALAAVAAAKAARDHATIEFDRVKRLMGQNAASRIEYERAETALKSAEAELQRAEQTLNEAETVLSYATIHAAMDALVVDKRVDVGDTVVPGQVLLNLYDPSRMQLVASVRESLTRRLQVGQNIEVTIDALGHPCEGQISEIVPQAESASRTFLVKVTGPCPPGVYAGMFGRLTIPLDEEDILVVPREAIRVIGQLSVVDVVDGKMLQRRVIQPGRTLGGKLEVLSGLREGEQIALTRVSAGESTESRPNV from the coding sequence GTGGCAACAGTTTTGCCTTCATGCAAATATCGGCGTGTCGCGAAGACCATCATCATTTCAATTGCGGCGGTGACGTTCGTCGTCGTGACGATGATGTGGCTCATGGGGTACTTTCATCCCAAACTCGCGGGGGCGCCGACCGCCTCTGTTGGCCGTCCCCTTGGAGACGTCCAAGTGGTTCCGGTCGAGAAGATTCGCGTGCCTGTCACGGAATCGGCGGTCGGTACCGTCCGTCCCGTCCATGAGTCGGCGGTGGCATCGAAGATCATGGCGAAGGTTGTGGCGGTGAACGTGAAGGCCGGAGATCGTGTGAAGAAGGACGACGTGCTGATCAAGCTTGATGATGCCGACCTGAAGGCTCGTCAGCAACAGGCTCTTGCGGCGGTGGCGGCTGCAAAGGCGGCCCGGGACCACGCGACGATCGAATTCGACCGGGTGAAGAGGCTTATGGGACAGAACGCCGCATCGAGAATCGAATACGAGCGGGCCGAAACCGCGCTGAAATCGGCCGAGGCGGAGTTGCAGAGGGCCGAGCAGACACTCAATGAAGCGGAAACCGTATTAAGCTATGCGACGATCCATGCCGCGATGGACGCCCTGGTGGTGGATAAGCGTGTCGACGTGGGTGACACGGTCGTGCCCGGGCAGGTGCTCCTGAACCTCTATGACCCGAGCAGAATGCAGTTGGTGGCGAGCGTGCGCGAGTCGCTGACCCGACGGTTGCAGGTCGGGCAGAACATCGAAGTGACCATCGACGCCTTAGGGCATCCGTGCGAGGGGCAGATCAGTGAGATCGTGCCTCAGGCCGAGTCGGCCAGCCGCACGTTTCTGGTGAAGGTGACCGGACCGTGTCCGCCGGGCGTTTATGCGGGCATGTTCGGACGGCTGACCATTCCGCTCGACGAGGAGGACATTCTGGTCGTTCCACGTGAAGCGATCCGCGTGATCGGCCAGTTGAGCGTTGTTGACGTGGTGGACGGAAAGATGCTGCAAAGACGCGTGATCCAGCCGGGCCGGACGCTGGGCGGCAAGCTTGAGGTGCTCTCCGGACTGCGTGAAGGAGAACAGATCGCCCTGACAAGGGTTTCTGCGGGGGAGTCGACCGAATCCAGGCCGAACGTATGA
- a CDS encoding FAD-dependent oxidoreductase: MSSKKIVIVGGVAAGASAATRARRLNESAHIVVFERGEYISFANCGLPYHIGGQIADRGKLLLADPRSLKRTSNIEVHTGCEVLSIDRRTKHVEVLDRRSGRRWREPYDKLILAPGASPVLPSWSGIDRRNVFVLRDMTDMDRINAVLDKGEAKRATVIGAGYIGIEMVEALTERNLEVTLIEQQAQVLPLMDVEMAREVARVLRLHGVEVILAASVESLKTDGDRVVAVQLADGREVATDLLLVSIGVRPNASLAEEAGLAIGESGAIAVNAQMLTSDADIYAVGDAGEVIFAVTGEPGRFPLAGPANRNGRNAGGHAAAGRSFSAAPVAGTSILEVFGLAAGMTGLSAKGANRCGIPADVAYAVRGHHVGYYPGAKEIILKLIYDPESGRILGGQAVGKAGIDKRIDVIATAIHFRGTVDDLAGLDLAYAPQFGAAKDPIHIAAFVAQNKREGLLAEILPGEEPIGDQLVDVRSEQEFAAGALPGAINIPLPDLRQRMDELDRSRPVMLNCGVGERSYKAARVLMQSGFREVYSLAGGYRLHRDTWKPPVHSNTRGGAA, encoded by the coding sequence ATGAGTTCAAAGAAGATCGTTATTGTCGGAGGCGTGGCGGCCGGCGCGAGTGCGGCGACCCGGGCCCGCCGTTTGAATGAAAGCGCGCATATAGTGGTTTTCGAGCGAGGAGAATACATCTCCTTCGCCAACTGCGGTTTGCCTTATCACATCGGCGGACAGATTGCCGACCGCGGCAAGCTGCTGTTGGCGGATCCGCGTTCTCTCAAACGGACGTCCAACATCGAGGTGCACACAGGGTGCGAGGTGCTCAGCATCGATCGAAGGACGAAACACGTGGAAGTGCTTGATCGCCGGAGCGGTCGTCGGTGGCGTGAGCCCTACGACAAGCTCATTCTTGCTCCGGGCGCGTCTCCCGTGCTCCCGTCCTGGAGTGGCATTGACCGGCGGAACGTTTTCGTGCTCCGCGACATGACCGACATGGATCGCATCAACGCGGTTCTGGACAAGGGCGAGGCCAAGCGGGCCACGGTGATCGGGGCCGGCTACATCGGAATTGAGATGGTCGAGGCACTCACTGAACGTAACCTGGAGGTCACGCTTATCGAGCAGCAGGCTCAGGTGTTGCCCTTGATGGACGTTGAGATGGCTCGCGAGGTGGCGAGAGTGCTCCGCTTGCACGGAGTCGAAGTTATCCTTGCAGCAAGCGTCGAGAGTTTGAAAACCGATGGTGACCGCGTTGTCGCGGTGCAGCTCGCGGATGGACGAGAGGTGGCGACGGATCTGCTCCTCGTTTCGATCGGCGTGCGTCCGAACGCCAGCTTGGCTGAAGAGGCAGGCTTGGCGATCGGCGAGAGCGGGGCGATCGCGGTCAATGCGCAGATGCTGACCAGCGATGCGGACATCTATGCCGTCGGTGATGCCGGAGAAGTCATTTTTGCGGTAACCGGGGAGCCGGGACGGTTTCCGCTTGCCGGGCCGGCAAATCGGAACGGCCGGAACGCGGGCGGTCACGCGGCGGCGGGTCGCTCCTTTTCGGCAGCCCCTGTGGCCGGGACGTCCATTCTGGAGGTGTTCGGGCTCGCCGCAGGGATGACGGGCCTGAGCGCCAAGGGTGCCAACCGTTGCGGGATTCCGGCAGACGTCGCCTATGCCGTCAGAGGCCATCACGTCGGCTACTATCCGGGTGCCAAGGAGATTATTCTCAAGCTGATCTACGATCCGGAGAGCGGCCGCATCCTGGGCGGACAGGCCGTCGGTAAGGCGGGGATCGACAAGCGAATCGATGTGATTGCTACGGCGATTCACTTTCGCGGCACGGTGGACGATCTGGCCGGACTCGATCTGGCATATGCTCCGCAGTTCGGCGCCGCCAAGGATCCGATCCACATTGCCGCATTTGTAGCCCAGAACAAACGAGAAGGCCTGCTGGCTGAGATACTGCCCGGCGAAGAGCCGATCGGGGACCAACTGGTCGACGTGCGCAGCGAACAGGAATTCGCAGCCGGGGCACTGCCCGGTGCGATCAACATCCCGTTGCCGGATCTACGTCAACGGATGGACGAATTGGACCGATCAAGGCCGGTGATGCTCAACTGCGGCGTCGGTGAGCGATCCTACAAGGCGGCTCGCGTACTTATGCAGTCGGGATTTCGAGAGGTGTACAGTCTGGCGGGCGGATATCGGCTGCATCGCGACACATGGAAACCGCCCGTGCACAGTAACACGAGGGGTGGGGCGGCGTGA
- the ispE gene encoding 4-(cytidine 5'-diphospho)-2-C-methyl-D-erythritol kinase: MTRVSVTVRSPAKINWFLRVLGRRQDGFHDIRSLLSAITLYDELALASRDTSGIELVCDHPDLPTDHRNLIVKAGKLLAEAAGIEPRATCRLRKEIPIGGGLGGGSSNGAASLVAFNRLWGLDWSVEQLAPLAAKLGSDVPFFLRGGSAVISGRGERIRPVRLQWEGWIVLIFPPFGVSTAEVYGAWRPPASPPAPTLLDEMPAGVDVLRLDSRQLMAAAYNMLEQPLLLVRPQVGPLLDMLKRLAGRPVRVSGSGSTLFTAYDNYAEAMGFARRVEDETGMRARLAQLGKPGVWEADSAAGEAFEPGEASPRECLGCFREDRQLEGGRDGNH, translated from the coding sequence GTGACACGGGTTTCCGTTACGGTTCGGTCGCCAGCAAAGATCAATTGGTTTCTGCGCGTCCTTGGCCGGCGTCAAGACGGGTTTCACGACATCAGGTCCCTGCTGTCGGCGATAACGCTCTATGACGAGTTGGCTCTGGCGAGCCGTGATACCAGCGGCATTGAGCTGGTGTGCGATCATCCGGATTTGCCGACGGATCACAGGAATCTGATCGTAAAGGCGGGCAAGCTCCTGGCTGAAGCAGCGGGCATCGAACCCCGGGCGACATGTCGCCTACGTAAAGAAATCCCGATAGGGGGCGGGCTTGGCGGGGGTAGCTCTAACGGGGCCGCCTCGCTTGTGGCTTTCAATCGTCTCTGGGGCCTGGATTGGTCGGTTGAACAGCTCGCTCCGTTGGCAGCAAAGCTTGGCAGTGATGTTCCTTTTTTTCTTCGGGGAGGATCAGCCGTCATAAGCGGCCGTGGCGAGAGAATCAGGCCGGTGAGGCTGCAATGGGAAGGATGGATCGTGCTGATCTTTCCGCCCTTTGGCGTGTCGACCGCGGAGGTCTATGGGGCTTGGCGACCGCCGGCAAGTCCACCTGCCCCAACGCTCCTGGACGAGATGCCGGCAGGAGTCGACGTTCTTCGTCTGGACTCGCGACAGTTGATGGCGGCAGCGTACAACATGCTGGAGCAACCCTTGTTGCTGGTGCGCCCGCAAGTGGGCCCGCTACTCGACATGTTGAAGCGGCTGGCCGGGCGACCGGTGCGGGTGTCCGGCAGCGGGTCGACTCTTTTCACCGCATATGACAACTATGCGGAGGCGATGGGCTTTGCCCGCCGCGTAGAGGATGAGACGGGTATGCGCGCCCGGCTGGCTCAACTGGGAAAGCCGGGGGTTTGGGAGGCAGATTCGGCGGCCGGCGAGGCGTTCGAGCCTGGCGAAGCTTCGCCGCGAGAATGTCTCGGTTGTTTCCGCGAGGACCGACAACTTGAAGGAGGCAGAGATGGAAATCACTGA